One genomic region from Oryzias melastigma strain HK-1 linkage group LG19, ASM292280v2, whole genome shotgun sequence encodes:
- the LOC112153825 gene encoding uncharacterized protein LOC112153825 isoform X6, with product MTGTCTSSLQQISDDEFSDNTVYEDIDYVPDSTGYSSDTSVHNQVVTTDDDSDEETIADLHHQEGSSTETSGDPSLTPDSTTLSNMEPTLDPVMLDCLESTSRKTSTESTDSQQNTAPKASTASLKFSNKKKAGKGRSKWRDEEVTAVERHLLPFITDFKVPGKRDCEACLQAEPVALKDRDWAAVKFYIYNRVVALKRRLNK from the exons ATATCTGATGATGAGTTCTCAGACAACACAGTTTATGAAGATATCGACTATGTTCCGGACTCAACTGGCTATTCTTCAGACACAAGTGTTCATA accAGGTTGTCACAACTGACGACGATTCTGATGAAGAAACGATCGCTGACCTACACCATCAGGAAG GTTCAAGTACTGAGACTTCTGGGGATCCAAGCTTAACCCCTGACTCAACCACATTGAGCAACATGGAGCCCACTTTAGATCCAGTCATGTTGGACTGCTTGGAGTCCACTTCCAGAAAAACCAGCACTGAATCAACtg ATTCCCAGCAGAACACCGCACCTAAAGCCAGTACAGCTTCTTTAAAGTTCTCCAATAAAAAGAAAG CTGGAAAGGGGAGAAGCAAGTGGAGAGATGAGGAAGTAACTGCAGTTGAACGACACCTGTTACCGTTCATCACTGATTTCAAGGTACCAGGTAAACGGGACTGTGAGGCGTGCCTCCAGGCAGAGCCAGTAGCTCTAAAGGACAGAGACTGGGCTGCTGTCAAATTCTACATTTACAACAGAGTGGTGGCATTAAAAAGAAGATTGAACAAATAG